A single genomic interval of Procambarus clarkii isolate CNS0578487 chromosome 17, FALCON_Pclarkii_2.0, whole genome shotgun sequence harbors:
- the LOC123772469 gene encoding LOW QUALITY PROTEIN: uncharacterized protein (The sequence of the model RefSeq protein was modified relative to this genomic sequence to represent the inferred CDS: inserted 2 bases in 1 codon), which translates to MADAFSRPGVAIQVDRPSLDATAVETEQRQNPIWTPVIMFLTKQDTHPIHKPPVPLKELSNDKQFTVQPSTKVALRLDQQYYSWGDPETADDLLTTQKDRQQERIIHSSKIQSAIKSSTNASTGDTPHAIHYGTAWFLNSSSIMMSLASLKPHEGYNAQDMNFGRLFKASTQTSKRLLKEVFVIMMNRSHVSATDKYPITVADYCFNVLLWSNAKYRENFNAEERLLMEQDLSSADFDVSLLTKMIHKLFSSMNLPESYSRAIRDLKNVRNRMCHNHLEMDHAELIANFDDLKMFFGNLLKEAADFFSIEIEDLHNIFQSEADGILHSPTTTEASSYFNNLEQFRGDLVGRFIIKSRPEVMEQYSKLKSLNPFTWLSDEQFPDLLVDKIFTPLQINEQSRIIEVDSLLATKLVSLETQETSGILPSVLVLSGIAGCGKTSLCRYVLHNWRARLGVITALRAIDLIIHIELRNVTCNTLVSHLRRSLLSKTCKSFEEKDIIEILQEINVLFIIDGMDEATTDGRQLVNEVLSVIGNSRVIITTRPEFTLSVVQVAERYHLSHMELYVHGFSEQGMTKFTSKVFSSLEANEKKRRQQECGFLKMLQTSGKNLGDHLKLPLTLAMLICLWRDDEARLSHVTSATRLYYEIFRMCTSKMISRLQARTSLHPMELEAFAEEWLMKLGKEAFEMLDNREFLISHDRRRVLASFCSERHIDSIQVFSAFLVCEVNNSMKGTQYHFSFIHKSQMEYLAAFYLARELKLKGESSVQNISIWMENLMIDNTGRTENKILQISPSKLLSMKVNKWLNTHAFIVGHLCMMNASDLVQEFVKSLFQLRXYCTFGPSSLWQIVLESDLHPGVCKMIDTVSDNTFIWYPYTEELCYPGHPVYLLLKHTNFKLHGVNIRIHGSVNSVSVLEENGLVVMKSYENLVPLLSYLASQPSTKVALRLDQQYYSWGDPETADDLLTTLLPKGNLTAVMCHLGALGAAALASVRKIGEVCIRVSDLSTLIVVRNSLSTIRRNVDHVTLRLDIPPTVLPSSLPTFKQPLELSIILREVDDSHVDWASEAITRLSTSYKEIDLVASRLTPSGGEAFLKALSDKQVNILDQLTIRSTHRLEESHYQEMSQMIQCHFSWWY; encoded by the exons ATGGCTGATGCTTTTTCTCGGCCAGGAGTTGCAATTCAGGTAGATCGTCCATCATTAGATGCCACAGCAGTTGAGACGGAACAGAGACAAAACCCCATATGGACACCTGTCATTatgtttttgactaagcaagatacTCATCCGATTCACAAAcccccagtaccattgaaagaattaAGTAATGAtaaacaatttactgt CCAGCCATCCACCAAGGTCGCCCTGAGACTGGACCAACAGTACTACAGCTGGGGCGACCCAGAAACTGCCGACGACCTTCTGACAACTCAGAAGGATCGTCAGCAGGAAAGGATCATACACTCCAGCAAAA TTCAGTCTGCTATAAAGTCTTCAACTAACGCATCAACAGGAGACACCCCTCATGCTATCCATTATGGTACAG CATGGTTCCTAAATTCTAGTTCCATAATGATGTCCCTAGCCTCCCTAAAGCCCCATGAGGGGTACAACGCTCAAGACATGAACTTTGGACGTTTGTTCAAGGCTTCCACACAGACCAGCAAGCGACTCTTGAAGGAAGTGTTTGTGATCATGATGAACAGATCCCACGTGAGTGCCACAGACAAGTATCCAATAACCGTAGCTGACTACTGCTTCAATGTCCTCCTGTGGTCCAATGCCAAGTATCGGGAAAATTTCAATGCTGAGGAAAGACTGCTAATGGAGCAAGATCTGTCCTCAGCAGATTTTGATGTTTCTCTCCTCACCAAGATGATCCATAAGCTGTTTTCGAGCATGAACCTTCCTGAATCCTACTCAAGGGCGATACGAGACCTAAAGAATGTCCGAAACAGAATGTGTCATAATCATCTGGAGATGGACCATGCAGAGCTCATTGCTAACTTTGACGACCTCAAAATGTTTTTTGGTAATCTCTTAAAAGAAGCTGCAGATTTTTTCAGCATTGAAATAGAAGACCTGCATAATATTTTCCAGAGTGAAGCAGATGGGATCTTGCACTCACCTACAACGACAGAGGCTTCCAGTTACTTTAATAATCTGGAACAATTTCGAGGTGATCTTGTCGGTCGGTTCATCATAAAGTCGAGGCCGGAGGTGATGGAACAATACTCTAAACTGAAGAGTTTAAATCCCTTTACCTGGCTGAGTGATGAACAGTTTCCAGACCTTCTGGTGGATAAGATCTTCACTCCTCTCCAAATTAATGAACAGAGCAGAATTATTGAAGTGGATTCGCTTCTTGCTACAAAATTGGTGAGTCTTGAAACACAGGAGACTTCAGGAATACTCCCATCTGTCCTGGTCCTCTCTGGCATAGCAGGCTGTGGCAAGACGTCCCTCTGCCGGTACGTGCTACACAACTGGAGAGCCAGACTTGGTGTTATCACTGCACTTAGAGCCATCGACCTCATCATCCATATTGAACTCAGGAATGTGACGTGTAACACACTCGTATCACATCTGCGAAGAAGTTTGCTCAGCAAAACTTGCAAGAGTTTCGAAGAAAAAGACATCATTGAAATCTTGCAGGAAATTAACGTCTTGTTTATTATTGATGGGATGGATGAGGCGACGACAGATGGCAGGCAGCTGGTAAATGAGGTGCTGTCAGTAATTGGTAATTCCCGGGTTATCATAACTACTCGTCCCGAGTTCACCTTGAGTGTTGTTCAAGTAGCAGAGAGGTACCATCTCTCCCACATGGAACTCTACGTTCACGGCTTTTCTGAGCAAGGAATGACCAAGTTTACGTCAAAGGTCTTCTCTTCTCTTGAAGCAAACGAGAAGAAACGTCGCCAGCAGGAGTGTGGGTTTCTGAAGATGCTGCAGACAAGTGGCAAAAATCTTGGGGACCACCTCAAGCTGCCTCTTACGCTGGCGATGCTCATCTGCCTCTGGCGAGATGACGAAGCCAGACTGTCTCACGTTACTTCTGCAACAAGACTTTATTATGAGATTTTCAGGATGTGCACCTCGAAGATGATCTCCCGGCTTCAGGCAAGAACGTCGCTCCACCCCATGGAGTTGGAGGCCTTCGCGGAGGAGTGGCTAATGAAGTTAGGAAAAGAAGCATTCGAGATGCTGGATAATCGTGAATTTCTTATAAGTCATGACAGACGTAGAGTTCTTGCCTCCTTCTGTTCTGAGCGCCATATTGACAGCATTCAGGTTTTTTCAGCATTTCTTGTGTGTGaagtaaataatagcatgaagggAACACAGTACCACTTTAGCTTTATACACAAAAGCCAAATGGAGTATTTAGCTGCGTTCTATCTTGCTAGAGAGTTAAAGTTGAAGGGAGAATCTTCAGTTCAAAATATCTCCATTTGGATGGAAAATTTGATGATAGACAACACAGGCAGGACAGAAaacaaaatattacaaatatCCCCAAGCAAATTGTTATCAATGAAAGTAAATAAATGGTTGAACACCCATGCCTTTATTGTAGGCCATCTATGTATGATGAACGCCTCAGATTTGGTTCAAGAATTTGTTAAAAGTTTGTTCCAGTTGCG CTACTGTACCTTCGGCCCATCGTCACTCTGGCAGATTGTTTTGGAGTCCGACCTACATCCTGGGGTCTGCAAGATGATTGACACTGTGTCAGACAATACATTCATATGGTATCCATATACTGAAGAGCTATGTTATCCAGGACATCCAGTTTACCTATTGCTTAAACATACAAATTTCAAACTTCATGGAGTTAATATTAGGATCCATGGCAGCGTTAATTCCGTCAGTGTCTTGGAAGAGAATGGACTCGTTGTCATGAAGAGCTACGAAAACTTGGTGCCCCTCCTTTCATATCTCGCCAGCCAGCCATCCACCAAGGTCGCCCTGAGACTGGACCAACAGTACTACAGCTGGGGCGACCCAGAAACTGCCGACGACCTTCTGACAACTCTTCTCCCAAAAGGAAACCTCACAGCAGTTATGTGTCATCTGGGAGCTCTTGGTGCTGCTGCTTTGGCCTCTGTCAGGAAGATTGGCGAAGTTTGTATCAGGGTGTCTGATCTCTCAACTCTGATTGTTGTAAGAAACTCTTTGTCTACCATCAGAAGAAATGTGGATCATGTGACACTGCGCCTAGACATT
- the LOC123772468 gene encoding LOW QUALITY PROTEIN: uncharacterized protein (The sequence of the model RefSeq protein was modified relative to this genomic sequence to represent the inferred CDS: deleted 2 bases in 2 codons) translates to MMSPASLNPHQGYSAQDINFGRLFKAATQTSKRLLKEVFVIMMNRSHVSATDKYPITVADYCFNVLLWSNAKYRENFNAEERLLMEQDLSSADFDVSLLTKMIHKLFSFMTFPEPFSSAIRDLKHIRNRVCHKYSLVDNTQLRANFDDLKIIFVRLLNEAADFLSIEIRDLRNIFLHEADEILYSTVMTEASNYLENLEQFRGDLVGRFIIKSRPEVMEQYSKLKSLNPFTWLSDEQFPDLLVDKIFTPLQINEQSRIIEVDSLLATKLLSLETQETSGILPSVLVLSGIAGCGKTSLCRYLLHNWSARLGVITALRAIDLIIHIELRNVTCNTLVSHLRRSLLNKTCKSFEEKDIIEILQEINVLFIIDGMDEATTDGRQLVNEVLSVIGNSRVIITTRPEFTLSVVQVAERYHLSHMELYVHGFSEQGMTKFTSNVFISLEANEKKRRQQECGFLKMLQTSGKNLGDHLKLPLTLAMLICLWRDDEARLSHVTSATRLYYEIFRMCTSKMISRLQARTSLHPMELEAFAEEWLMKLGKEAFEMLDNREFLISHDRRRVLASFCSERHIDSIQVFSAFLVCEVNNSMKGTQYHFSFIHKSQMEYLAAFYLARELKLKGESAVQRIISVLENLKLHKLSMQVNRMLAQTLNSSMLSSMKAHSWSNTLMFTIGHLCRIKASDLVIYEVTKIVLGLCSHSYSPTSLCQISLEPQCHPLSSFWQVAVESNCHPLVCKMIYHVSNTKIMWRPSAEALYDPAHSLFQLLHHTNFRLHGVLIRIITSIFSINVLEENGLVDMKSYENLVPLLSYLASQPSTKVALRLDQQYYSWGDPETADDLLTTLLPKGNLTAVMCHLGALGAAALACVRKIGKICIRVSDLSTLIVVRNSLSTIRRNVDHVTLRLDIPPTVLPSSLPTFKQPLVLSIILREVDDSHVDWASEAITRLSTSYKDIDLVASRLTPSGGEAFLKALRNKQVNILDQLTIRSTHRLEESHYQEMSQMIQCHFSWWY, encoded by the exons ATGATGTCCCCAGCCTCCCTCAACCCTCATCAGGGGTACAGTGCTCAAGATATCAACTTTGGACGTTTGTTCAAGGCTGCCACACAAACCAGCAAGCGACTCTTGAAGGAAGTGTTTGTGATCATGATGAACAGATCCCACGTGAGTGCCACAGACAAGTATCCAATAACCGTAGCTGACTACTGCTTCAATGTCCTCCTGTGGTCCAATGCCAAGTATCGGGAAAATTTCAATGCTGAAGAAAGACTGCTAATGGAGCAAGATCTGTCCTCAGCAGATTTTGATGTTTCTCTCCTCACCAAGATGATCCACAAGCTATTTTCCTTTATGACTTTCCCAGAACCGTTCTCAAGTGCAATACGAGACCTCAAACACATAAGAAACAGAGTGTGTCATAAATATTCGCTGGTTGACAATACTCAACTCCGCGCTAACTTTGACGACCTCAAGATAATTTTTGTTAGACTATTAAACGAAGCAGCAGACTTTTTAAGCATCGAAATTAGA GATCTACGAAATATTTTCCTACATGAAGCAGATGAGATTTTATATTCGACGGTAATGACAGAGGCTTCCAACTATTTAGAGAATCTTGAACAATTTCGAGGTGATCTTGTTGGTCGGTTCATCATAAAGTCGAGGCCGGAGGTGATGGAACAATACTCTAAACTGAAGAGTTTAAATCCCTTTACCTGGCTGAGTGATGAACAGTTTCCAGACCTTCTGGTGGATAAGATCTTCACTCCTCTCCAAATTAATGAACAGAGCAGAATTATTGAAGTGGATTCGCTTCTTGCTACAAAATTGTTGAGTCTTGAAACACAGGAGACTTCAGGAATACTCCCATCTGTCCTGGTCCTCTCTGGCATAGCAGGCTGTGGCAAGACGTCCCTCTGCCGGTACTTGCTACACAACTGGAGTGCCAGACTTGGTGTTATCACTGCACTTAGAGCCATCGACCTCATCATCCATATTGAACTCAGGAATGTGACGTGTAACACACTCGTATCGCATCTGCGAAGAAGTTTGCTCAACAAAACTTGCAAGAGTTTTGAAGAAAAAGACATTATTGAAATCTTGCAGGAAATTAATGTCTTGTTTATTATTGATGGGATGGATGAGGCGACGACAGATGGCAGGCAGCTGGTAAATGAGGTGCTGTCAGTAATTGGTAATTCCCGGGTTATCATAACTACTCGTCCCGAGTTCACCTTGAGTGTTGTTCAAGTAGCAGAGAGGTACCATCTCTCCCACATGGAACTCTACGTTCACGGCTTTTCTGAGCAAGGAATGACCAAGTTTACATCAAACGTCTTCATCTCTCTTGAAGCAAACGAGAAGAAACGTCGCCAGCAAGAGTGTGGGTTTCTGAAGATGCTGCAGACAAGTGGCAAAAATCTTGGGGACCACCTCAAGCTGCCTCTTACGCTGGCGATGCTCATCTGCCTCTGGCGAGATGACGAAGCCAGACTGTCTCACGTTACTTCTGCAACAAGACTTTATTATGAAATTTTCAGGATGTGCACCTCGAAGATGATCTCCCGGCTTCAGGCAAGAACGTCGCTCCACCCCATGGAGTTGGAGGCCTTCGCGGAGGAGTGGCTAATGAAGTTAGGAAAAGAAGCATTCGAGATGCTGGATAATCGTGAATTTCTTATAAGTCATGACAGACGTAGAGTTCTTGCCTCCTTCTGTTCTGAGCGCCATATTGACAGCATTCAGGTTTTTTCAGCATTTCTTGTGTGTGaagtaaataatagcatgaagggAACACAGTACCACTTTAGTTTTATACACAAAAGCCAAATGGAGTATTTAGCTGCATTCTATCTTGCTAGAGAGTTAAAGTTGAAGGGAGAATCTGCAGTTCAAAGGATCATTAGTGTACTGGAGAATCTTAAGTTACACAAACTAAGCATGCAAGTAAACAGAATGCTAGCACAAACGTTGAACTCGAGTATGCTGTCATCCATGAAAGCACATTCTTGGAGCAACACACTAATGTTTACTATAGGTCATCTGTGTAGGATCAAGGCCTCAGATTTAGTCATTTATGAAGTAACGAAAATTGTGCTCGGGTTATGCTCACATTCATACAGCCCAACATCACTTTGTCAAATTTCCTTGGAACCTCAATGTCACCCTCT ATCATCATTCTGGCAGGTTGCCGTGGAGTCTAACTGCCATCCTCTGGTCTGTAAGATGATTTATCATGTATCAAATACCAAAATCATGTGGCGTCCAAGTGCTGAAGCACTTTATGATCCTGCACACTCTCTTTTCCAGTTGCTTCATCATACAAATTTCAGACTTCATGGAGTTCTAATTAGGATC ATAACTAGTATCTTTTCCATAAATGTCTTGGAAGAGAATGGACTCGTTGACATGAAGAGCTACGAAAACTTGGTGCCCCTCCTTTCGTATCTCGCCAGCCAGCCATCCACCAAGGTTGCCCTGAGACTGGACCAACAGTACTACAGCTGGGGCGACCCAGAAACTGCCGACGACCTTCTGACAACTCTTCTTCCAAAAGGAAACCTCACAGCAGTTATGTGTCATCTGGGAGCTCTTGGTGCTGCTGCTTTGGCCTGTGTCAGGAAGATTGGCAAAATTTGTATCAGGGTGTCTGATCTCTCAACTCTGATTGTTGTAAGAAACTCTTTGTCTACCATCAGAAGAAATGTGGATCATGTGACACTGCGCCTAGACATTCCGCCAACAGTGTTACCATCGTCCCTGCCGACTTTCAAGCAGCCTCTGGTACTAAGCATCATCCTGAGAGAAGTGGACGATTCCCATGTTGATTGGGCCAGTGAAGCCATAACTCGCCTCAGCACATCTTACAAGGACATTGACCTCGTGGCATCTCGTCTCACGCCCTCAGGAGGAGAAGCATTCCTCAAGGCGCTAAGAAATAAACAAGTGAATATCTTGGATCAACTAACGATACGCTCCACTCACAGGCTTGAGGAGAGTCACTACCAGGAAATGTCTCAAATGATCCAGTGTCACTTTTCTTGGTGGTACTGA